GCATTGAAGATACTTTATCTTTAATAAAAAATGACACTCTCAAAAAGGCTGTTCATTTATTATGCAAATCTCAAATAATTAATGTATATGGTGTTAGCAATTCATTACTTATGGCTTATGATTTCAAGCACAAAATGCTGCGAATCAATAAACAGGTTGAAATTATGAGTTTACCAGGTGAACAGCTATTAGTAGCTTCAAATTCTTCCCCTGCTAATTGTGCCATATTAATTTCTTATTCCGGTGAATCCCAGGAAATTTTAAGAATTGCTGAAATATTAAAAGCCAAAAACACCCAAATGATTGTATTAACAAGTATTGGTGAAAACTCATTAACAGCCTTTGCTGATTGTATTTTTTCTATATCAACTAGAGAAAAGTTATATTCTAAAATAGCAACCTACTCTAGTAATAATTCCATTCATTTAATTTTAGATATTTTATATTCTTGTGTTTTTAAAATGAATTATGATTATAATCTAAAGTATAAAGCTGATATTTCTAAAAACATAGATGAAAGATTTTCTACTAAATTATGAGACTGAAGATGAATAATAAAAATTTCATCTTATCCATAAGTAAAAATTAATATATTGAAAATAAAGCCTAAATCTAAAAGCATCTGCAGGATATATTTACTACCCTGCAAATGCTTTTATAATGATTTATTTATTTGGCTCACATGGATATATATAATTTGCTATGGTACGAGCTTTTAAGTGATGTGGTTCACAATCCTCATCTTCTGGAAGTACAAACACTATTTTACGTTCAATTGTTCCACATGCATCTTTAACACATTCATCGTGTTTATCTGCCATTGTAATAAAACCTTTAAACGCAAGTATTCTATTATATTGGTCGTATATAATGCATGCAACAGCTACTTTTTTGCCAATACATACATCATTTACTTTTACATTTACTGATACCAATTTAGCGCCATGTCTTTCCAAATCTATTGGACGAGAATTAAGATAACTACATAATTCACATGAACTTTCAGTGCACCTAGAAAAACTACCATATTTGCCCATTTAATCCAACTCCTTTTTACATTAAATTAGTAATGAGACAAGAATTATTCAACCTGATTCGGTCATTCGAAGTTCTCATAACTACATATATCATCAAAATATATTCTTAAAATAAAGCTTATAAGTTGATATATGTTCTCCTAAATCAGATTACTCTTTCATTACAAATTTATGCTTTTGGATTCTTCGAGCTTATATAAAATATAGTTTCTTTATATTTTATATTCTTAATATATTCCACTAGAAATATTTTTGTGAAAAAACAACTTGTTTTCCTAACTAAAAATTTATTTATTTCCAGCTACAACATTGTCCTTTGCAAGTTCTAAATAATCTTTAAGATTATTATATTTTTTTGTATATGATTTAGCAGTAACACCTTTATCTGAATTCATTTTTGCAAATTGTGTTGATTGCATTATAGTATTTAACACACGACTTGCAGATCTTTGAACGTCCCCTAAAGAAAGTGTATTATTATCTAAATAGTTGCCCTTGTAAGTTACAGTTCTATCATAACTCGAAGTTACTGACATTACGTCTGAATCATTTACTTTTGAAGTTGAATTTTGAGCATCCTTTTTATCAAAGGATATGCTTGCTTTACCTGCTTTTATCATTTCTATCGCCTTAGCATTTAAAGCTGTCCCAGCTGTGACTTTTGCTGCTACTGTTGCTTTTCCATCTGAACTTGGAATAAAATCATTCCATAATTCAACTTTTTTTATATCAACCCCAGTTCCAGTAAAATTAAAGGTTGTTTTTGTATCAACATAACCATCTTTAGCAAATGTAGGAGGGCAATCTTCTATACCTTGTAATATTTCTAATTGAGAACCTCCTGGCATAATTAAATCATTTCCTGCATGCATAGATTCAACGGGCTTTGCCTGTGAAAACCAGTCTGTCATTACAAGTCCATCAAACTTCCATTCACCACGGGCAATATCTGTTAACAAATCATAATTAGCTCCTGAATATTTTCCATTTATTTTATTATACGATGACATAATTGCCATAGGCTGTGCATTTTTAACTGCCATTTCAAAGCCTTTTAAGTAAATTTCTCTTAGAGTCCTTTCTGAAACTGTGTTATTTTCAAAAAATCTACTATCCTCTTGGTTGTTTACAGCAAAATGCTTTATTGTCACTCCTATACCAGGGTTAGCTTGCACACCTCTTGTAGCAGCTGCTCCCATTGTTCCTGTTATAAATGGATCTTCCGAATAATATTCAAAATTACGCCCACAAAGTGGATTTCTATGAATATTCATACCTGGAGCAAGCCATAGAGTAACGCCAAACTCTAACATTTCCTGTCCTATTCCATTGCTAACTTCCTCTACCATTTTAGGATTCCAAGTTTGAGCCAATAAGCTTCCAATTGGCCATGCAGTAGCATATTGATAATAAGTTTTATTGTTCTCTTCATAAGATTGTGTGATTCTAATTCCTGCTGGCCCATCTGATAATACTATGTTTGGAATTCCATCTGTGTCATAATAATTTCCTGTCGTTTCCCCAGCTGCACCTTTTACTGAATTTGCCTGTGCTCCAACAATTGATGAACTTCCTCCCATACCAACACCTTCGACAATATCAGCCAATTTTTCATTTGGTAATCCAGCAACAAATTGCTCCATGCTTATTTTATTATTATAAACATCAATTAATTTAGCATCCTTTTTCACATCAACTTTTTCAATATTTTGTTTATAAGGTGATATGTTTTTTATAGCTTCATTTGAATCTTTTGGAATATAAGTAGTAGTTTCTTCATTATCGTATTTTGATGCATTATTTCCATCTATCAAATTTAATGCTTGTGCAGATAAATTAATTTTTTGAGCCTTTCCTATTTCATCTGCTTCACCTGAATATGAATAATGTGTAGCTCCTTTATCAGATAAAACATCTATATTTTTATCAAGTTTCATTTGGTTGCTAAGTTTTTCTGTAGCAACATCAGAATCCAATGTTAAGACAGCAGCAACATGGGTATTCCTAGAACTATTACCTACGCGAACAATATAATTTCCTTTTTCCATTATATATGAAGCATCTGACTCATTGTAGGAAGACATTTCAGAAGTATCATAGCCAATAGTAAGAGTTTGACTTTCTCCTGGCGCTAATAAATCTGTCTTTCCACATCCAGCTAATTCTTGATATGGCTTATCTAATTTTCCATCAGGTGCTGAAAAATAAACTTCTGCAACTTCCTTACCTGAATACTTCCCAGTATTTTTAACTTTTACCTTTACTGTTACTTGCTTTTCATTAGCTTCAACCGAAACAACATTCATATCGAAAGTTGTATATGATAATCCATATCCAAATTCATAATTAGGTTTTTTGTTAAAACTATCAAAATATCTGTAGCCTACATAAATGCCTTCTTTATAATCTTCTTGAGTGTTATTTCCATCATTACTGCTAAATGTAGCTGAAGATGGATAATCACTATAGTTTGCAGCCCAAGTATCTGTAAGCTTTCCAGAAGGAGTTACTTCTCCATCTAACATTTTTACAACCGCTGTTCCGCCTTCCATTCCAGCTTGAGATATAAGCAGGACTGAATCTAATTCTTGAATTTCCTTAACAAAATTTGTATCAATTACACCTCCAACATTCAATACTACGATGCTATTTTTAAAAGATTCAGCCATTTTTTTGATATTTCCATATTCCTCATCTGATAAATAATAATCACCTTTTGAAGCCGTTCTATCCTTTCCTTCACCAGAACTTCTACTTATAACATAAATTGCTGTATCTGTACCTGCTGCTGCTTTTATATCTTCATCCGTCAATTTATAATCCGGAAGACTGTAGGCTGAAACCAGAAGATTTCCTGCATATTTTTTATTATATTCAGCAAGTCCCTTATCATATTTTTCTTTATAACCCTCTAACCACCCAGAAGTTGTTATGTTATATCCTGCATTCTTAAAAGCGTCCCATACAGATACTTTATATCTCTCATTTACATCTCCCGAACCTGTACCACCTTTAATAGTGCCATAGGCTCCTCCTCCAAATAACGCTATTTTACCTTTTGAAGCTATTGGTAATGAATTATTTTTGTTTTCTAATAACACCATTCCCTCTGTTGCGGCATTCATAGAAAGTTCTGCATTTCTTTTTTCTCTTTCACTAACTGCATTAGAAGTTGTTGCTGCATATGCTGAAATACAAGGTGTCATGAGCATGACGCAAGTTACTATACTAGCAGTAATTTTACTTAATAAGAATCTTCTTTTCATTATATCCCCTCCATACATTTAATAAAATAATCATTTTTAATAACATCATTATTATATTTATCACCCAAATATTATTTTAGTATACGTTTACTTCTATGTATTGCATTTTTATTAGCTATATTATATTATTGTTATATATTGGAGGTAAATTAAGTCATGATTGATGTAAAAAAGTATTGTGAGTATATATACAGTTCTTTCTTTATTCCAATTTATATATACGAAAATAAGGAACTGACACTTTGTTATCCTATTCAAAAAAAATATACTTTGCCACCAACGACTTATCTTATAAAATTATTGGAAATGAGAAATAATTTAAACTATACCATTACAAAGTTCTATTCTTATTATGGATGCATTCAAATTAAAGATAGCAATACTTGTATTGTTATAGGTCCAATAAGTGCCTTACCATATTCAAAAGAAACTCTATTTAGTATGAGAAACGATTTTTCCATTGATGAATCTAGTTGGGAATCCTTTTGCAATTTTTTCTATAATATTCCTACTCAAAACCTTGATATCTTTATAAATACTCTTATACTTATAAATTACACCTTAAATAATGAGGAGATGTCACATAAAGATTTAAATATTAATTTAGATTCCAAATTACATAATATAATTAACCAAAATTATTCTAAACATACCGCTGAATCAATGGAAGAAAATATTTTAAATAACAATTATTCTATTGAAAATGAATTTTTCAGATATATTGAAAATGGTGACATTGAAGGATTATCAAATTTTCGTATTCAAACCCAAAATATGAAGGTAGGAAAAATAGCTGATAATAACTTAAGGCAATCAAAAAATATATTTATTGTGGCAGTTACTTTAGCAACCCGAGCAGCAATAAAAGGAGGCCTCTCGCCTAATATTGCCTATAACCTGTCAGATATTTATATCCAACAAATGGAGCGATTAACGGATATTAATGCTATTAATTCTCTTTTAAATAATGTTTTGTATGATTATACTAATCGTACTGCCAATTCAATAATTCCATTAAATTCTGATACAGTACTTCATCGTGTTATTCAATATGTACGCGAAAATACAAATAAAAATATTACAGTTGCTGATATAGCTGAATATTTTGGTTTTAATCGTTCTTATCTCTCTCATAAAGTCAAAAAACAATTAGGCTTTGATTTAAGCAATTTTATTAGACAATGTAAATTAGAAAATGCAAAAGATCTATTAGCCTATTCAAATAAGAGTATAAGTGAAATAAGCAATTTTCTTTGTTTCTCTAGCCAAAGTCACTTTCAAAGAGCCTTTAAAAATCAATTTGGTATTACACCACAAACTTATCGTAAATCTGTATAATAAAATAACCTTTTATGCATGCGAATATGATTTGTTTTTTATTCTTTTCTTATACACAACTCAGTTAAATAGTCTTTTTTATATATTATCCACAGATTTTACTGAATTATAAATTCCTCGTAAAGAATAAAAATAAACTCACAAAAATCTCATATATGACTTTTGTGAGTTTCCTTATTAAAATTATATCTTAATATATATTATTGTATCCAAGCTCCATCAGTACCGACTTTATATTGACCAATCATAGTATTAGTTGCCATCGCTCCATCAGTACCAACATAATAATATTTACCTTCTGTCAATATCCAAGAATTCACTGACATCATTCCATCTGTACCTAAGAAATACCACTTTCCGTAACCTCTATCAAAATACCATGTTTTCTTCAATAAATTTCCTGTAGAATCATAAAATTGCCACCCGCCATTTACTTGAACCCATCCAATTTTAGTAGCTACATCATTTGATTTTTTCTGATCCAGAGGTGCAGGGCCTGCTTGAGGATTAGTAATACCATTAGGCTTACTTGAATCACTATCATTCGTTGCTGCTACTGCAGACTTACCACTTTCTCTTGTTATCTTTAAAGTATACTCCCTTTCATTATCACTGTCATCTTCAAGTTTTATTTTAAATTCATTTTCACCTTCGCTTAAATCTACTGTTTTCTTAAACTTATCATCGCTATTTACATCAGATCCATCAATTGTAACTGAATAAGTGTCATCATCTTCATCTGGTGGTACAGCTTTAATGGTTGCTTCTGTCACATCATTATCTACACTATATGTATATGTAGTCTTCGAATCTGATAATGAAATACTATCACCATTTACAGAAAGTT
The window above is part of the Clostridium saccharoperbutylacetonicum N1-4(HMT) genome. Proteins encoded here:
- a CDS encoding glycoside hydrolase family 3 protein is translated as MKRRFLLSKITASIVTCVMLMTPCISAYAATTSNAVSEREKRNAELSMNAATEGMVLLENKNNSLPIASKGKIALFGGGAYGTIKGGTGSGDVNERYKVSVWDAFKNAGYNITTSGWLEGYKEKYDKGLAEYNKKYAGNLLVSAYSLPDYKLTDEDIKAAAGTDTAIYVISRSSGEGKDRTASKGDYYLSDEEYGNIKKMAESFKNSIVVLNVGGVIDTNFVKEIQELDSVLLISQAGMEGGTAVVKMLDGEVTPSGKLTDTWAANYSDYPSSATFSSNDGNNTQEDYKEGIYVGYRYFDSFNKKPNYEFGYGLSYTTFDMNVVSVEANEKQVTVKVKVKNTGKYSGKEVAEVYFSAPDGKLDKPYQELAGCGKTDLLAPGESQTLTIGYDTSEMSSYNESDASYIMEKGNYIVRVGNSSRNTHVAAVLTLDSDVATEKLSNQMKLDKNIDVLSDKGATHYSYSGEADEIGKAQKINLSAQALNLIDGNNASKYDNEETTTYIPKDSNEAIKNISPYKQNIEKVDVKKDAKLIDVYNNKISMEQFVAGLPNEKLADIVEGVGMGGSSSIVGAQANSVKGAAGETTGNYYDTDGIPNIVLSDGPAGIRITQSYEENNKTYYQYATAWPIGSLLAQTWNPKMVEEVSNGIGQEMLEFGVTLWLAPGMNIHRNPLCGRNFEYYSEDPFITGTMGAAATRGVQANPGIGVTIKHFAVNNQEDSRFFENNTVSERTLREIYLKGFEMAVKNAQPMAIMSSYNKINGKYSGANYDLLTDIARGEWKFDGLVMTDWFSQAKPVESMHAGNDLIMPGGSQLEILQGIEDCPPTFAKDGYVDTKTTFNFTGTGVDIKKVELWNDFIPSSDGKATVAAKVTAGTALNAKAIEMIKAGKASISFDKKDAQNSTSKVNDSDVMSVTSSYDRTVTYKGNYLDNNTLSLGDVQRSASRVLNTIMQSTQFAKMNSDKGVTAKSYTKKYNNLKDYLELAKDNVVAGNK
- a CDS encoding MurR/RpiR family transcriptional regulator; its protein translation is MLISNKLESMSSLSKSEEVLANYILKEKENIENLSTKDLANATFTSPSTVVRLSQKLGFSGWNEFKEKYLQELKYLNTHFSSVDADFPFEAHDTFMNIASKVGHLASNSIEDTLSLIKNDTLKKAVHLLCKSQIINVYGVSNSLLMAYDFKHKMLRINKQVEIMSLPGEQLLVASNSSPANCAILISYSGESQEILRIAEILKAKNTQMIVLTSIGENSLTAFADCIFSISTREKLYSKIATYSSNNSIHLILDILYSCVFKMNYDYNLKYKADISKNIDERFSTKL
- a CDS encoding cadherin-like beta sandwich domain-containing protein; the encoded protein is MNKNLKRIIALVLAIGAFSVSTPATRLNLLTTKVYAADNSTDTLSSLRLEKSSGSDIQLYSDSDYESDNKVDDNDVTKGDTYYAKTSTSKVKIEADGPDEKYVRVFKGTSGSTKGKELGDNISLSSDTTKLIVRIYSSEPDDDVRYGDDDNVIGTYTIKVECTSTSTSDDEDNSDSYDDIYLDKLSVNGDSISLSDSKTTYTYSVDNDVTEATIKAVPPDEDDDTYSVTIDGSDVNSDDKFKKTVDLSEGENEFKIKLEDDSDNEREYTLKITRESGKSAVAATNDSDSSKPNGITNPQAGPAPLDQKKSNDVATKIGWVQVNGGWQFYDSTGNLLKKTWYFDRGYGKWYFLGTDGMMSVNSWILTEGKYYYVGTDGAMATNTMIGQYKVGTDGAWIQ
- a CDS encoding helix-turn-helix domain-containing protein; the encoded protein is MIDVKKYCEYIYSSFFIPIYIYENKELTLCYPIQKKYTLPPTTYLIKLLEMRNNLNYTITKFYSYYGCIQIKDSNTCIVIGPISALPYSKETLFSMRNDFSIDESSWESFCNFFYNIPTQNLDIFINTLILINYTLNNEEMSHKDLNINLDSKLHNIINQNYSKHTAESMEENILNNNYSIENEFFRYIENGDIEGLSNFRIQTQNMKVGKIADNNLRQSKNIFIVAVTLATRAAIKGGLSPNIAYNLSDIYIQQMERLTDINAINSLLNNVLYDYTNRTANSIIPLNSDTVLHRVIQYVRENTNKNITVADIAEYFGFNRSYLSHKVKKQLGFDLSNFIRQCKLENAKDLLAYSNKSISEISNFLCFSSQSHFQRAFKNQFGITPQTYRKSV